A stretch of the Desulfobacter sp. genome encodes the following:
- a CDS encoding M20/M25/M40 family metallo-hydrolase, whose protein sequence is MKGDSIYGRGACDMKGGAASALFAVKTILDLGIRLKGDLLITGVIEEEGPGNGTLAL, encoded by the coding sequence ATAAAAGGAGATTCTATATACGGAAGAGGGGCTTGTGATATGAAAGGCGGAGCTGCCTCCGCTCTTTTTGCCGTAAAAACGATTTTGGATCTGGGAATCCGGTTAAAAGGGGATCTCCTGATCACCGGCGTCATTGAAGAAGAGGGTCCGGGTAACGGCACCCTGGCGCTCTAG